A stretch of Microbacterium sp. LWH3-1.2 DNA encodes these proteins:
- a CDS encoding maltotransferase domain-containing protein, protein MPLAKPTPAVPWGDYRPKAFVGEVVPFGVTSFREGHDRIGVQVRLVSPSGDESLHRLEPLEDGLDRWRTEVALLEQGVWRFRFESFGDDFATWEHAASLKIAAGVDASLMREMGARLFERASAERGRPVTERRVLADAAASLRDSEVDDAGALSIVEDPAIARYFHQRPLMSLVTIGDDMELLVERERAGVGAWYEFFPRSEGARRLKDGTIKSGTFRTAAKRLPAVAEMGFDVAYLPPIHPIGQTNRKGRNNTLDAVPGDPGSPYAIGAPEGGHDAIHPELGSPADFRAFVRAAQQHGLEVALDLALQASPDHPWVTEHPEWFTTLPDGSIAYAENPPKKYQDIYPINFDIDPAGIYAEVLRVVRHWISQGVKIFRVDNPHTKPLQFWEWLITTVNAEHPDAIFLSEAFTRPAVMQSLAAVGFQQSYSYFTWRNTKRELEEFLSSVAHETADFMRPNLFVNTHDILTEFLQFGGRPAYAIRAAIAATAAPTYGVYAGYELYENVARPGSEENIDNEKYEYKFRDWAGAIERGDSLAPFLTRLNEIRRAHPALRQLRNLSVHWSDDDAILVYAKHLDAALSPDGRSDTIIVVVNTDPHSVRQTMVHLDTRVWGVEPGTPYEVEDLVTGARWTWSDHNYVMLDAFTDPVHILHVKESR, encoded by the coding sequence ATTCCGCTCGCCAAGCCCACACCCGCCGTCCCGTGGGGTGACTACAGGCCCAAGGCGTTCGTCGGCGAGGTCGTGCCGTTCGGGGTGACGTCGTTCCGTGAGGGGCACGACCGCATCGGCGTGCAGGTGCGGCTGGTCTCGCCCTCGGGCGACGAATCGCTGCACCGCCTCGAGCCGCTCGAGGACGGCTTGGACCGGTGGCGCACCGAGGTGGCTCTGCTCGAACAGGGCGTCTGGCGCTTCCGCTTCGAGTCGTTCGGCGATGACTTCGCCACGTGGGAGCACGCCGCATCCCTCAAGATCGCGGCAGGGGTGGATGCGTCTCTCATGCGTGAGATGGGCGCCCGCCTGTTCGAACGGGCGAGTGCCGAGCGGGGGCGTCCCGTGACGGAGCGCCGGGTGCTCGCCGACGCGGCCGCATCGCTGCGTGACTCCGAGGTCGACGACGCCGGGGCGCTGTCGATCGTCGAGGATCCGGCGATCGCACGATACTTCCACCAGCGACCGTTGATGTCGCTGGTCACCATCGGCGACGACATGGAACTTCTCGTCGAACGCGAACGCGCGGGTGTCGGGGCGTGGTACGAGTTCTTCCCCCGCTCCGAGGGCGCCCGTCGACTCAAGGACGGCACGATCAAGAGCGGCACCTTCCGCACGGCCGCCAAACGCCTGCCCGCGGTGGCGGAGATGGGGTTCGACGTCGCCTACCTTCCGCCCATCCATCCGATCGGGCAGACGAACCGGAAGGGGCGCAACAACACGCTGGATGCGGTGCCCGGCGATCCCGGATCCCCGTATGCGATCGGGGCACCGGAAGGGGGCCACGACGCCATCCATCCCGAGCTCGGCTCGCCCGCCGACTTCCGCGCGTTCGTGCGCGCCGCGCAGCAGCACGGCCTCGAGGTCGCCCTCGACCTCGCCCTCCAGGCCTCGCCCGATCATCCCTGGGTGACAGAGCACCCGGAATGGTTCACGACACTCCCCGACGGCTCGATCGCTTACGCGGAGAACCCGCCGAAGAAGTATCAGGACATCTACCCGATCAACTTCGACATCGATCCGGCGGGTATCTACGCCGAGGTGCTCCGGGTGGTGCGGCACTGGATCTCGCAGGGCGTGAAGATCTTCCGAGTCGACAACCCGCACACCAAGCCTCTGCAGTTCTGGGAGTGGCTCATCACCACCGTGAACGCCGAGCATCCCGACGCGATCTTCCTCTCCGAGGCATTCACGCGACCCGCCGTGATGCAGAGTCTGGCGGCTGTCGGGTTCCAGCAGAGCTACTCGTACTTCACGTGGCGCAACACCAAGCGCGAACTGGAAGAGTTCCTCTCTTCGGTGGCGCATGAGACCGCGGACTTCATGCGGCCCAACCTCTTCGTGAACACCCACGACATCCTCACCGAGTTCCTGCAGTTCGGAGGCCGGCCGGCGTATGCGATCCGCGCGGCGATCGCAGCGACGGCGGCCCCGACGTACGGCGTGTACGCGGGGTACGAGCTCTACGAGAACGTGGCGCGCCCGGGGTCGGAAGAGAACATCGACAACGAGAAGTACGAGTACAAGTTCCGGGACTGGGCCGGCGCGATCGAGCGGGGCGACTCACTCGCCCCGTTCCTGACGCGCCTCAACGAGATCCGGCGCGCGCATCCGGCGCTGAGGCAGCTTCGCAACCTCAGCGTCCACTGGAGCGACGACGACGCGATCCTGGTGTACGCCAAGCATCTCGATGCGGCTCTTTCGCCCGACGGCCGCAGCGACACGATCATCGTCGTCGTCAACACCGATCCCCACTCGGTGCGTCAGACGATGGTCCACCTCGACACCCGCGTGTGGGGCGTCGAGCCGGGTACGCCGTACGAGGTCGAGGACCTCGTCACCGGGGCGCGATGGACGTGGTCGGATCACAACTACGTGATGCTCGACGCGTTCACCGACCCGGTCCACATCCTCCACGTGAAGGAGTCCCGATGA
- the glgX gene encoding glycogen debranching protein GlgX has product MISPVSVISPPDAGLLDPALDGLGVVLLDGQARLRVWSDTADAIELVVFDDTDLDWITATEPLVAIGGGVWEITTPLLRPGTRYAIRVDGPHGPGNTFNGGTLLLEPYSRGLVRTGYDGWRSEVVDGSFDWGGVAKPAIPMDRTVLYEGHLKGLSKRHPDVPGALRGTYAGLAHPAMVQHLLDLGVTSIELLPVHAFTTEPRLLQHGLANYWGYNSLNFFTPHAAYATEEARRQGPEAILREFKGMVKLLHEAGLEVILDVVYNHTAEEGIGGPRSSLRGIDNRAYYRQQEDGAYIDVTGCGNAVDTSTDAAARLVLDSLRYWANDVQIDGFRFDLAATLGRDAGHVFTPEHPLLRAILDDPALAGVKMIAEPWDVGMGGWQTGNFGDGWSEWNDRYRDRVRNFWLSDVDYARRASTSPVGIGGFANRLAGSANTFADARGPLASVNFVTAHDGFTLRDLVSYDVKHNLGNGEQNRDGADTNRSFNHGAEGPTDDERILATRRKAMRNLLGTLLLSAGVPMLTAGDEFARTQRGNNNAYCHDSVLTWLTWEHAPWQQDLYAHVRHLLRLRRENPALRPSRFARLGERTPSASVMEWYDEHGETMSIERWTDPSHRTLQYVAASTPEFEGFNRVLLMVHGTERPIEVTLPDVEGVTRFVSLWSSADETPSESAEVFVPGDTVALAGTSMRLFRAE; this is encoded by the coding sequence ATGATCAGCCCGGTCTCCGTCATCTCGCCCCCTGACGCGGGTCTGCTCGACCCCGCACTCGACGGACTGGGGGTCGTGCTCCTCGACGGACAGGCACGCCTGCGGGTCTGGTCTGACACGGCGGACGCGATCGAGCTCGTCGTCTTCGACGACACAGACCTCGACTGGATCACCGCCACCGAGCCGCTCGTCGCCATCGGCGGCGGCGTGTGGGAGATCACGACGCCGCTTCTGCGCCCCGGCACGCGCTACGCGATCCGTGTCGACGGGCCGCACGGCCCGGGCAACACCTTCAACGGCGGAACGCTCCTGCTCGAGCCCTACTCACGGGGACTCGTCCGCACCGGGTATGACGGCTGGCGCTCGGAGGTGGTCGACGGATCGTTCGACTGGGGCGGCGTCGCCAAGCCCGCCATCCCGATGGACCGGACGGTGCTCTACGAGGGCCATCTGAAGGGCCTGTCGAAGCGCCATCCCGACGTCCCCGGCGCCCTCCGCGGGACGTACGCCGGTCTCGCGCACCCGGCCATGGTGCAGCATCTCCTCGACCTCGGCGTCACGAGCATCGAGCTGCTGCCGGTGCATGCGTTCACGACCGAACCGCGGCTGCTCCAGCACGGGCTCGCCAACTACTGGGGTTACAACTCGCTGAACTTCTTCACCCCCCATGCCGCGTACGCGACCGAGGAGGCCCGCCGGCAGGGTCCCGAGGCGATCCTGCGTGAGTTCAAGGGCATGGTGAAGCTGCTGCACGAGGCCGGGCTCGAGGTCATCCTCGACGTCGTCTACAACCACACGGCCGAGGAGGGCATCGGCGGTCCGCGCTCGAGCCTGCGCGGCATCGACAACCGCGCCTACTACCGCCAGCAGGAGGACGGCGCGTACATCGACGTCACGGGCTGCGGCAACGCGGTGGACACGTCGACGGATGCTGCGGCCCGCCTGGTGCTGGATTCCCTCCGCTACTGGGCGAACGACGTGCAGATCGACGGCTTCCGGTTCGACCTCGCCGCGACGCTCGGACGCGATGCGGGGCACGTGTTCACACCGGAGCACCCGCTGCTGCGCGCCATCCTCGACGATCCCGCGCTCGCGGGCGTGAAGATGATCGCGGAGCCGTGGGACGTCGGCATGGGCGGGTGGCAGACGGGCAACTTCGGCGACGGCTGGAGCGAGTGGAACGACCGCTATCGCGATCGCGTCCGCAATTTCTGGCTGAGCGACGTGGACTACGCACGTCGCGCGTCGACCTCGCCGGTCGGCATCGGCGGCTTCGCGAACCGCCTCGCGGGATCCGCGAACACCTTCGCCGACGCCCGCGGTCCGCTCGCGAGCGTCAACTTCGTGACCGCCCACGACGGTTTCACGCTGCGCGATCTGGTGTCGTACGACGTCAAGCACAACCTCGGCAACGGCGAGCAGAACCGCGACGGAGCCGACACCAACCGCTCCTTCAACCACGGCGCCGAGGGCCCGACCGACGACGAGCGCATCCTCGCGACGCGGCGCAAGGCGATGCGCAACCTCCTGGGCACGCTGCTCCTGTCGGCGGGTGTGCCCATGCTGACCGCCGGTGACGAATTCGCCCGCACACAGCGCGGGAACAACAACGCGTACTGCCACGACTCGGTCCTGACGTGGCTGACGTGGGAGCACGCGCCGTGGCAGCAGGATCTGTACGCCCACGTGCGCCACCTGCTGCGCCTGCGTCGTGAGAACCCGGCGCTGCGGCCGAGCCGCTTCGCGCGGCTCGGCGAACGCACGCCCTCGGCGTCTGTCATGGAGTGGTACGACGAGCACGGCGAGACCATGTCGATCGAGCGGTGGACCGATCCGTCCCACCGCACACTGCAGTACGTGGCCGCATCCACGCCCGAGTTCGAGGGCTTCAACCGGGTGCTGCTCATGGTGCACGGCACCGAGCGGCCGATCGAGGTCACGCTTCCCGACGTGGAGGGCGTCACGCGCTTCGTCTCGCTCTGGTCGAGCGCCGACGAGACGCCGTCGGAGAGTGCGGAGGTCTTCGTCCCCGGCGACACCGTCGCACTCGCAGGCACGTCGATGCGTCTCTTCCGTGCCGAGTAG
- the mnmA gene encoding tRNA 2-thiouridine(34) synthase MnmA, which translates to MRILAAMSGGVDSAVAAARAVEAGHDVVGVHLALSRAGGTLRTGSRGCCTIEDAMDARRAADRLGIPFYVWDFSERFRDDVIDDFVAEYRAGRTPNPCMRCNEKIKFAALLERALELGFDAVCTGHYATLIDGAEGLELHRASDAAKDQSYVLGVLNAEQLAHTYFPLGATPSKALVRAEAEERGLTVAHKPDSHDICFIPDGDTRGWLAEKVGTERGDIVDRTGAVVGAHEGAHAFTVGQRRGLQLGVPAPDGKPRFVLEVRPVSNTVVVGPKEALATAEIAGERYSWAGRPQRPGEFACHVQIRAHAEPVSAIATLADGVLTVVPAEPFDGVAPGQTAVLYDGTRVIGQFTIDRTVSAVPVDA; encoded by the coding sequence ATGCGGATCCTTGCGGCCATGAGCGGTGGAGTGGACTCGGCCGTCGCGGCCGCACGGGCCGTCGAGGCGGGTCACGACGTCGTCGGCGTGCACCTGGCGCTCTCGCGCGCGGGCGGAACGCTGCGCACCGGCAGCCGCGGCTGCTGCACCATCGAGGACGCGATGGACGCCCGCAGGGCCGCCGACCGGCTCGGCATCCCCTTCTATGTGTGGGACTTCTCCGAGCGATTCCGCGATGACGTGATCGACGACTTCGTCGCCGAGTACCGTGCGGGCCGCACCCCGAACCCGTGCATGCGGTGCAACGAGAAGATCAAGTTCGCCGCCCTGCTGGAGCGCGCGCTCGAGCTCGGCTTCGACGCGGTGTGCACGGGCCATTACGCCACGCTGATCGACGGCGCGGAGGGGCTCGAACTGCATCGGGCATCGGACGCCGCGAAGGACCAGTCGTACGTGCTCGGCGTCCTGAACGCCGAACAGCTCGCGCACACGTACTTCCCGCTCGGCGCGACGCCGTCGAAGGCCCTGGTGCGCGCCGAGGCCGAGGAGCGCGGCCTGACCGTCGCCCACAAGCCCGACAGCCATGACATCTGCTTCATCCCCGACGGCGACACGCGCGGCTGGCTCGCCGAGAAGGTCGGCACGGAGCGCGGCGACATCGTCGATCGGACCGGCGCCGTGGTGGGCGCGCACGAGGGCGCCCACGCCTTCACGGTCGGCCAGCGCCGCGGTCTGCAGCTCGGCGTTCCTGCGCCGGACGGCAAGCCCCGCTTCGTGCTCGAGGTGCGGCCCGTGTCCAACACGGTCGTGGTCGGTCCCAAGGAGGCTCTCGCCACCGCCGAGATCGCGGGGGAGCGGTACTCCTGGGCGGGACGCCCGCAGCGCCCGGGCGAGTTCGCCTGCCACGTGCAGATCCGCGCACACGCCGAGCCGGTTTCGGCGATCGCGACGCTGGCCGACGGCGTGCTCACGGTCGTCCCGGCCGAGCCGTTCGACGGCGTCGCACCGGGGCAGACCGCGGTGCTCTACGACGGCACGCGCGTGATCGGGCAGTTCACGATCGATCGCACGGTGTCCGCCGTCCCGGTCGACGCATAG
- a CDS encoding cysteine desulfurase family protein: MSDARIYLDHAATAPLRPEARDAWIDAASAVGNASSIHGAGQHARRVLEEARERLAAVVDADPIEVVFTSGGTEAVNLAVKGLWWARRPDADAVVLPDGEHHATLDAVEWLDAQGAVVRHVGTDDSARIRVDEFTAALSGAALATALVANNEAGTVNDAAALSAGAAGAGVPLHLDAVAAFGHLPVSFRGWRGEARGRAGLVAMSVSAHKIGGPTGVGALVVARSADLTALLHGGGQQRRLRAGTQDVPGAAAFAVAAELAGAERVSEARRLAALRERLVRGIRNSVPDAELLGDPIDRLPGNAHLLFPGASGETLLFLLDMAGVEVSTGSACQAGVPEPSHVVLAMGRTDAEARQVLRFTLGRTTGDDDVDTVLAVLPELVERARAASGPRSGRAS, encoded by the coding sequence ATGAGCGATGCACGGATATATCTCGATCACGCCGCGACAGCGCCGCTGCGACCCGAGGCGCGCGACGCCTGGATCGACGCCGCGTCGGCGGTGGGCAACGCCTCATCCATCCACGGCGCGGGCCAGCACGCGCGCCGGGTGCTCGAGGAGGCGCGCGAGCGCCTCGCCGCGGTGGTCGACGCCGACCCGATCGAAGTCGTGTTCACGTCGGGCGGCACCGAGGCAGTCAACCTCGCCGTGAAGGGCCTGTGGTGGGCCAGGCGACCAGACGCCGACGCCGTGGTGCTGCCGGACGGCGAACACCACGCGACGCTCGACGCGGTCGAATGGCTCGACGCGCAGGGCGCGGTCGTGCGGCACGTCGGCACCGACGACAGCGCCCGCATCCGTGTCGACGAGTTCACTGCGGCCCTGTCCGGCGCCGCCCTGGCCACCGCGCTCGTCGCGAACAACGAAGCCGGCACGGTGAACGACGCGGCCGCACTGTCGGCCGGCGCCGCGGGGGCCGGCGTGCCCCTGCATCTGGACGCGGTCGCAGCGTTCGGCCACCTGCCGGTGTCGTTCCGCGGCTGGCGAGGCGAGGCTCGCGGCCGCGCGGGCCTCGTGGCCATGAGCGTGTCGGCCCACAAGATCGGCGGCCCGACCGGCGTCGGCGCGCTCGTCGTCGCACGCAGCGCGGACCTCACCGCGCTCCTGCACGGCGGTGGTCAGCAGCGGCGGCTGCGCGCCGGCACGCAGGACGTGCCAGGCGCGGCGGCTTTCGCCGTCGCGGCCGAACTCGCGGGGGCCGAGCGCGTGTCCGAGGCGCGGCGACTTGCAGCCCTGCGGGAGCGTCTGGTGCGCGGCATCCGGAACTCCGTCCCCGATGCCGAGCTGCTGGGAGACCCGATCGACCGCCTGCCCGGCAACGCGCACCTGCTCTTCCCCGGGGCGTCGGGAGAGACGCTGCTCTTCCTGCTCGATATGGCCGGCGTCGAGGTATCCACCGGGTCGGCGTGCCAGGCGGGCGTGCCGGAGCCGTCGCATGTCGTCCTCGCGATGGGACGGACGGATGCCGAGGCACGTCAGGTGCTGCGGTTCACGCTCGGTCGCACCACCGGCGATGACGACGTCGACACTGTGCTCGCAGTGCTGCCAGAGCTCGTCGAGCGCGCGAGAGCGGCGTCCGGGCCACGGTCAGGCAGGGCTTCGTAG
- a CDS encoding tetratricopeptide repeat protein, which translates to MTDPTLGASLRGAVDLSSLRNRPAPAAPGEEAPAGAGVAVPSLVLDVTDDTFPQVLELSRTVPVVVDLWAEWCGPCKQLSPILEKVVIELGGRVVLAKVDVDANPQLSQAFRAQSIPMVVALVAGQPVPMFTGAVPEQQVREVFAQLLQLAAQNGVAGSASVDGEVPQEDPAEPPLPPLHAEAFAAIEDGDYARAIAAYEKALVENPRDAEARAGLGQVRLLDRVQGVDLQAARAAAASAPQDVTAQFAVADLDLAGGHVEDAFGRLLDLFAQLPADERTPVRERLVELFALVGDADPRVIAARGRLASLLF; encoded by the coding sequence GTGACCGATCCCACTCTGGGCGCCTCGCTTCGCGGCGCCGTCGACCTCTCCTCCCTCCGCAATCGCCCCGCGCCCGCCGCTCCGGGTGAGGAGGCGCCGGCCGGCGCCGGCGTGGCCGTTCCGTCGCTCGTCCTGGATGTCACCGACGACACGTTCCCGCAGGTGCTCGAGCTGTCGCGCACCGTTCCCGTGGTCGTGGACCTCTGGGCCGAGTGGTGCGGACCATGCAAGCAGCTGAGCCCGATCCTCGAGAAGGTCGTGATCGAGCTCGGCGGACGCGTCGTGCTGGCCAAGGTCGACGTCGACGCGAACCCCCAGCTCTCGCAGGCGTTCCGTGCGCAGTCGATTCCGATGGTCGTGGCCCTCGTCGCGGGCCAGCCTGTGCCGATGTTCACCGGCGCGGTGCCCGAGCAGCAGGTGCGCGAGGTGTTCGCACAGCTCCTTCAGCTCGCGGCCCAGAACGGCGTGGCCGGCTCCGCCTCGGTCGACGGGGAAGTCCCGCAGGAGGACCCCGCTGAGCCGCCCCTCCCGCCGCTGCACGCGGAGGCGTTCGCGGCGATCGAGGACGGGGACTACGCCCGTGCGATCGCGGCCTACGAGAAGGCTCTCGTCGAGAACCCCCGAGACGCCGAGGCGCGTGCCGGGCTCGGCCAGGTGCGCCTGCTCGACCGTGTGCAGGGCGTCGATCTGCAGGCGGCGCGTGCCGCCGCAGCATCCGCCCCCCAGGACGTGACCGCGCAGTTCGCCGTCGCCGATCTCGATCTCGCGGGCGGGCATGTGGAGGACGCCTTCGGGCGCTTGCTGGATCTGTTCGCCCAGCTTCCGGCCGACGAGCGCACCCCGGTGCGCGAGCGGCTCGTCGAGCTGTTCGCGCTCGTCGGCGATGCGGACCCCCGTGTGATCGCGGCCCGCGGTCGCCTCGCTTCGCTGCTTTTCTGA
- the glgB gene encoding 1,4-alpha-glucan branching protein GlgB produces MTPADQILDAVATGSHHDPHSVLGIHPDTDAEGTATWIVRARRPLARSVTAVFADGTRVPLEHVRAGIWEGTRAGGISPYELLTTYPHGPDFTADDPYRHSPTIGELDLHLIGEGRHEELWRVLGAHEREHDGSLGTAFTVWAPNARAVRVVGDFNGWDGQGHAMRSMGGSGVWELFVPGVGHGATYKFELRARGGDWVLKADPMARFAEVPPATASVVVRSSYSWGDATWLAQRAKSTPVSQPMSVYELHLGSWRQGLSYREAADQIIDCVGAQGFTHVEFLPLAEHPFGGSWGYQVTGYYAPTSRFGHPDDLRYLIDRLHQAGIGVIMDWVPGHFPKDAFALARFDGEPLYEHADPRRGEHRDWGTYIFDYGRNEVRNFLVANALYWFEEFHVDGLRVDAVASMLYLDYSREDGEWAPNVHGGRENLEAIHFLQEVNATAYKRYPGIAMIAEESTSFPGVTAPTNQAGLGFGFKWNMGWMNDSLQYVKRDPIYRSHHEGELSFSFVYAFSENYVLPISHDEVVHGKGSLFSRMPGDHWQKLANMRAFLAYMWGHPGKQLLFMGQEFGQLSEWSEGRSLDWWLLDQPTHAQLQQFVGALNRIYREHSALWARDSDGAAFTRLGAPKWNPNVIAFARRDWHGNTIVVAANFSGNPISYELDLPETGVWDEILNTDAQVYGGSGVGNLGVVHAGAGGRAVLVLPPLGVLWLRHRTGAHIPSPTQG; encoded by the coding sequence ATGACGCCCGCCGACCAGATCCTCGATGCCGTCGCGACGGGCTCGCACCACGACCCCCACTCCGTTCTCGGCATACATCCCGACACCGATGCCGAGGGCACCGCGACCTGGATCGTGCGCGCCCGGCGGCCGTTGGCACGCAGCGTCACCGCCGTGTTCGCCGACGGCACCCGCGTGCCGCTGGAGCACGTGCGCGCAGGGATCTGGGAGGGCACGCGTGCGGGAGGAATCAGCCCGTACGAGCTGCTGACCACCTACCCCCACGGGCCTGACTTCACCGCGGACGATCCGTACCGTCACTCCCCCACGATCGGCGAGCTCGACCTCCATCTGATCGGCGAGGGGCGCCACGAGGAGCTGTGGCGCGTGCTCGGCGCGCATGAGCGCGAGCACGACGGCTCCCTGGGCACCGCCTTCACCGTGTGGGCGCCGAATGCTCGCGCCGTGCGCGTGGTGGGCGACTTCAACGGCTGGGACGGCCAGGGCCACGCGATGCGCTCGATGGGCGGGAGCGGCGTGTGGGAGCTCTTCGTTCCCGGAGTCGGTCACGGCGCGACCTACAAGTTCGAGCTTCGGGCGCGGGGCGGCGACTGGGTGCTCAAGGCCGACCCGATGGCCCGGTTCGCCGAGGTGCCGCCGGCTACGGCATCGGTGGTCGTCCGCTCCTCGTACTCGTGGGGCGATGCCACCTGGCTCGCGCAGCGCGCCAAGTCGACCCCCGTGTCGCAGCCGATGTCGGTCTACGAGCTGCATCTCGGCTCCTGGCGCCAGGGCCTGTCGTACCGTGAGGCCGCCGACCAGATCATCGATTGCGTGGGCGCACAGGGGTTCACGCACGTCGAGTTCCTCCCGCTCGCCGAGCATCCGTTCGGTGGTTCGTGGGGATACCAGGTCACGGGCTACTACGCGCCCACCAGCCGCTTCGGGCACCCCGACGATCTCCGGTACCTCATCGACCGGCTCCACCAGGCCGGCATCGGCGTCATCATGGACTGGGTCCCTGGGCATTTCCCCAAGGACGCCTTCGCCCTCGCGCGCTTCGATGGCGAGCCGCTGTACGAGCACGCCGACCCGCGGCGCGGTGAACACCGCGACTGGGGCACGTACATCTTCGACTACGGCCGCAACGAAGTGCGGAACTTCCTTGTCGCGAACGCGCTGTACTGGTTCGAGGAGTTCCACGTCGACGGCCTGCGCGTGGACGCCGTGGCATCGATGCTTTACCTCGACTACTCGCGCGAGGACGGCGAGTGGGCGCCGAACGTGCACGGCGGACGAGAGAACCTCGAGGCGATCCACTTCCTGCAGGAGGTCAACGCCACCGCGTACAAGCGCTACCCCGGCATCGCCATGATCGCCGAGGAGTCCACGAGCTTCCCCGGGGTCACCGCCCCCACCAACCAGGCCGGTCTCGGGTTCGGGTTCAAGTGGAACATGGGCTGGATGAACGACTCGCTCCAGTACGTCAAGCGCGATCCGATCTATCGATCGCACCACGAGGGCGAACTGTCGTTCTCGTTCGTCTACGCGTTCAGCGAGAACTACGTGCTGCCGATCAGCCACGACGAGGTCGTCCACGGGAAGGGGAGCCTCTTCTCCCGGATGCCCGGCGACCACTGGCAGAAGCTCGCGAACATGCGTGCCTTCCTCGCCTACATGTGGGGGCACCCGGGCAAGCAGCTGCTGTTCATGGGCCAGGAGTTCGGACAGCTCTCCGAGTGGTCCGAGGGACGCTCCCTCGACTGGTGGCTGCTCGATCAGCCCACCCACGCACAGCTCCAGCAGTTCGTCGGAGCGCTCAACCGGATCTATCGGGAGCATTCCGCGCTGTGGGCGCGCGACAGCGACGGCGCGGCGTTCACCCGACTCGGCGCTCCGAAGTGGAATCCCAATGTGATCGCGTTCGCGCGACGGGACTGGCACGGCAACACGATCGTCGTCGCCGCGAACTTCTCCGGGAACCCGATCTCGTATGAGCTCGACCTGCCCGAGACCGGAGTCTGGGATGAGATCCTCAATACCGACGCGCAGGTGTACGGCGGGTCGGGTGTCGGCAACCTCGGCGTCGTCCACGCGGGCGCCGGCGGACGCGCAGTCCTCGTGCTGCCGCCGCTGGGAGTGCTCTGGCTGCGCCACCGGACGGGCGCGCACATCCCGTCGCCGACCCAGGGCTGA